One genomic window of Entelurus aequoreus isolate RoL-2023_Sb linkage group LG07, RoL_Eaeq_v1.1, whole genome shotgun sequence includes the following:
- the LOC133653849 gene encoding N-glycosylase/DNA lyase-like isoform X2, with protein MSRHAVLSSGVKTWRSIACKKSELRLDLTLACGQSFRWRETSEDHWTGVIGGRVWILTQTEDHLWYHVYQRNDRHMDTGVGPNEENKSQIRFRGVVKKEEEESVAVTVQNDTEEEVMLRDYFQLNVNLNDLYRKWAAADPHFKQIADIFTGVRMLRQDPTECLFSFICTSNNHISRIQGMVERLCQARGNLLCQLDQTSYYNFPSLSALADGSVEACLRELGFGYRARFLQQSAKQILDNHGPEWLEGLRSVPYVEARDSLRTLPGVGTKVADCVCLMSLDKADAVPIDTHVWQIAKRDYKYIAVNEPKSITEKLHKDIGDFFRKLWGPYAGWAQSVLFCADLKKFQKLKERPNLKRPKNESDGEIMN; from the exons ATGTCTCGGCATGCAGTTCTGTCATCGGGAGTAAAAACGTGGAGATCTATAGCCTGTAAAAAGTCAGAGTTGCGTCTAGATTTAACTCTTGCTTGTGGGCAATCCTTCCG TTGGAGAGAGACATCAGAAGACCACTGGACTGGAGTGATAGGAGGACGAGTGTGGATTCTAACCCAAACAGAAGATCATTTGTGGTACCATGTTTACCAAAGAAATGACAGGCACATGGATACAGGAGTTGGACCAAATGAGGAAAACAAGTCACAGATTAGATTTAGAGGAGTTGTtaagaaagaagaggaggagtCAGTGGCTGTAACCGTACAGAATGATACAGAGGAAGAGGTAATGCTGAGAGATTACTTCCAGCTGAATGTGAATCTGAACGATCTGTATAGGAAATGGGCAGCAGCAGACCCCCACTTCAAGCAAATCGCAGACATCTTCACCG GTGTGCGGATGCTCCGCCAGGACCCGACTGAATGCCTATTTTCCTTCATTTGCACCTCCAACAACCACATCTCTCGTATCCAAGGCATGGTGGAGAGGCTCTGTCAGGCCAGGGGTAACCTACTCTGTCAACTGGATCAAACCTCCTACTACAACTTCCCTTCTCTGTCTGCATTAGCAG ATGGCAGTGTCGAAGCATGTCTCAGGGAGCTTGGTTTTGGATACAGAGCTCGGTTCCTGCAACAAAGTGCAAAGCAGATTTTGGACAACCATGGTCCCGAATGGCTTGAAGGTCTACGTAGTGTGCCATATGTGGAGGCCCGTGATTCCTTGCGTACCCTTCCCGGAGTGGGCACTAAG GTGGCAGATTGTGTATGTCTGATGTCCCTTGATAAGGCTGATGCAGTGCCAATTGATACACATGTGTGGCAGATTGCCAAgcgtgattacaaatacattgctGTCAATGAACCAAAAAGCATCACAGAAAAACTTCACAAAGACATAG GGGATTTCTTCCGGAAGCTGTGGGGTCCTTATGCTGGTTGGGCACAATCT GTTTTGTTCTGTGCGGATCTCAAGAAATTCCAAAAGCTGAAAGAAAGACCTAATTTGAAGAGGCCAAAGAATGAGTCAGACGGTGAAATCATG AACTAA
- the LOC133653849 gene encoding N-glycosylase/DNA lyase-like isoform X1: MSRHAVLSSGVKTWRSIACKKSELRLDLTLACGQSFRWRETSEDHWTGVIGGRVWILTQTEDHLWYHVYQRNDRHMDTGVGPNEENKSQIRFRGVVKKEEEESVAVTVQNDTEEEVMLRDYFQLNVNLNDLYRKWAAADPHFKQIADIFTGVRMLRQDPTECLFSFICTSNNHISRIQGMVERLCQARGNLLCQLDQTSYYNFPSLSALADGSVEACLRELGFGYRARFLQQSAKQILDNHGPEWLEGLRSVPYVEARDSLRTLPGVGTKVADCVCLMSLDKADAVPIDTHVWQIAKRDYKYIAVNEPKSITEKLHKDIGDFFRKLWGPYAGWAQSVLFCADLKKFQKLKERPNLKRPKNESDGEIMVTCKKPNNKTVKNATVVKQKLNKGQLSR, translated from the exons ATGTCTCGGCATGCAGTTCTGTCATCGGGAGTAAAAACGTGGAGATCTATAGCCTGTAAAAAGTCAGAGTTGCGTCTAGATTTAACTCTTGCTTGTGGGCAATCCTTCCG TTGGAGAGAGACATCAGAAGACCACTGGACTGGAGTGATAGGAGGACGAGTGTGGATTCTAACCCAAACAGAAGATCATTTGTGGTACCATGTTTACCAAAGAAATGACAGGCACATGGATACAGGAGTTGGACCAAATGAGGAAAACAAGTCACAGATTAGATTTAGAGGAGTTGTtaagaaagaagaggaggagtCAGTGGCTGTAACCGTACAGAATGATACAGAGGAAGAGGTAATGCTGAGAGATTACTTCCAGCTGAATGTGAATCTGAACGATCTGTATAGGAAATGGGCAGCAGCAGACCCCCACTTCAAGCAAATCGCAGACATCTTCACCG GTGTGCGGATGCTCCGCCAGGACCCGACTGAATGCCTATTTTCCTTCATTTGCACCTCCAACAACCACATCTCTCGTATCCAAGGCATGGTGGAGAGGCTCTGTCAGGCCAGGGGTAACCTACTCTGTCAACTGGATCAAACCTCCTACTACAACTTCCCTTCTCTGTCTGCATTAGCAG ATGGCAGTGTCGAAGCATGTCTCAGGGAGCTTGGTTTTGGATACAGAGCTCGGTTCCTGCAACAAAGTGCAAAGCAGATTTTGGACAACCATGGTCCCGAATGGCTTGAAGGTCTACGTAGTGTGCCATATGTGGAGGCCCGTGATTCCTTGCGTACCCTTCCCGGAGTGGGCACTAAG GTGGCAGATTGTGTATGTCTGATGTCCCTTGATAAGGCTGATGCAGTGCCAATTGATACACATGTGTGGCAGATTGCCAAgcgtgattacaaatacattgctGTCAATGAACCAAAAAGCATCACAGAAAAACTTCACAAAGACATAG GGGATTTCTTCCGGAAGCTGTGGGGTCCTTATGCTGGTTGGGCACAATCT GTTTTGTTCTGTGCGGATCTCAAGAAATTCCAAAAGCTGAAAGAAAGACCTAATTTGAAGAGGCCAAAGAATGAGTCAGACGGTGAAATCATGGTAACATGCAAGAAACCAAATAATAAGACTGTAAAAAATGCAACTGTTGTCAAACAGAAACTAAATAAGGGACAGTTGAGCAGGTAG